Proteins encoded within one genomic window of Fragaria vesca subsp. vesca linkage group LG1, FraVesHawaii_1.0, whole genome shotgun sequence:
- the LOC101305513 gene encoding short-chain dehydrogenase reductase 3b-like: MTEAMPVTLPRLHSKVAIVTGAASGIGAFTARHFADHGARVVVIADVQDAKGQEVAASIGSHRCTYVHCDVTDEDQVKSLVDSTVELYGQLDVMFSNAGITSASVQTVLELDLSWYDKVMAVNARGMAACVKHAARAMMGKGVRGSIVCTASTVAECGWESATDYTMSKHAVLGLVRSASVQLAARGVRVNCLSPGLVGTPLIMETFKIGEEELKEMLAAVYTGSEGPLMEKHLADAVVFLASEESAFVTGQNLVVEGGFGTKSLSLKP, translated from the coding sequence ATGACTGAAGCAATGCCAGTAACACTGCCGAGGCTCCACAGCAAGGTAGCCATCGTCACCGGCGCCGCCAGTGGCATCGGTGCATTCACAGCGCGCCACTTTGCAGACCACGGAGCTCGCGTCGTCGTCATTGCCGACGTCCAAGACGCTAAGGGCCAAGAAGTGGCCGCATCGATTGGCTCCCACCGCTGCACCTACGTCCACTGCGACGTAACCGACGAGGACCAAGTCAAGTCCCTAGTCGACTCCACCGTCGAACTTTACGGCCAACTCGACGTCATGTTCAGTAACGCCGGCATAACGAGCGCGTCGGTGCAGACGGTGCTGGAGCTCGACCTGTCTTGGTACGATAAGGTGATGGCGGTGAACGCTCGCGGAATGGCGGCTTGTGTGAAGCACGCGGCGCGTGCGATGATGGGGAAGGGAGTCAGAGGCAGCATTGTGTGCACGGCAAGCACAGTGGCGGAGTGCGGGTGGGAGAGCGCGACGGACTACACGATGTCTAAGCACGCGGTGCTAGGGCTGGTTAGGTCGGCGAGCGTGCAGCTGGCGGCGCGTGGGGTGCGGGTGAACTGTCTGTCGCCGGGTCTGGTGGGGACGCCGTTGATAATGGAGACTTTTAAGATCGGGGAGGAAGAGCTGAAGGAGATGTTGGCGGCGGTTTATACAGGAAGTGAGGGGCCGCTGATGGAGAAACACTTGGCGGATGCGGTGGTGTTTTTGGCGTCGGAGGAGTCGGCGTTCGTCACCGGCCAAAATTTGGTGGTTGAGGGGGGCTTTGGCACCAAGTCGTTATCATTGAAACCATGA